The stretch of DNA ccaaaccaaaccaatgcggttagtttggttcggtttgtgcggtttatcacgatataaaaaatatgacaatatttccaacttgttacaaaataaacatatgaaattttaatttattttattgtttacatgataaaatatgcatatacagaaattgatataaataataacttatttttaataccaaaagTATAGTTCTGGGTTGCgtgaaatgatatattttgaCAGCCTACTattttatggactcaatttgggttgattgctaATAGATGATAGAGTTAAGTTAAATATTGCGGTTTGGTTTTCTGAAATAAAAACCGCAAACCAAATCAAACTGtgcggtttagaagaaaaatgatccgtGTGGTTAACACTAAATGAGGTTTTTTGCtgtttatgtttggattggttcggtttgcgattttacttttggatttgttcgaatacgatcacccctaagtTGAACTACTCATCCCACCCCTCCTAACTCCTTTATTAATATGTAATTGAAGAGGTTAAGTTTCATCATACCAATATTAACATTATTGagtttagacaaaatataactaatGCTAAAGTCATATGAAACTTTCAACAGTACCTTATGAGTTCACTAATCCAAACAACCAACAACCAAgctatatataaattgaaatcaccactgaatcaactaacaatttgttaaagccaaaacatttttacttatgattaattaaaataaaaagtgtggCAGTTTACAATAGCAATaaagttcttttataaaatatgatatgatgttggacatagaaaataaaaagtgtggCAATTTACGATAGGAATAAagttctttttataaaatatgatatgatgttgGATATAGAAagaatttcagatttttttaatatagcaaatatattagttgCAGTGAGAATAAGAGAAgttcaagtgatttttttaatgaataattatCGATCTTTGGATCAAATAAAATGGACATTTTagcatgtaccaaaaaaaatatggacaTCTTAGATTTGGCATTAAAGTTTAATTTGACACCTAGTGTCAACGAATATTaactcatttattatttttttatgataaccaAATTGTTAGTAGTTagtattataatgttatgttaaattttacccCTGCCAGGATTTGAACTCTGAACCTCCAACTCCAAAACCTTTAGCccactagcttaaccagttgaagGGGTGCTCGcagtgcggtttggttcggttttgagcataaaagtcatcctaaccgcgagataaaaatgcatgcggttcggtttggttcgattggtttttaaaaagtcatcaaaaccaaaccaaaccaatgcggttagtttggttcggtttgtgcggtttatcacgatataaaaaatatgacaatatttccaacttgttacaaaataaacatatgaaattttaatttattttatagtttaCATGATAAAATATGCATATACAGAAATTGAATTACATAatagcttatttttaataccaatagTATAGTTATGGGACGCGTGAAATGATATATTATGACAGCCTACTATTTTATGGACAcaatttgggttgattgctaATATATGATAGAGTTAAGTTAAATATTGCAGTTTGGTTTTCTGAAATAAAAACCGGAAACCAAATCAAACTGtgcggtttagaagaaaaatgatccgtGTGGTTAACACTAAATGAGGTTTTTTGCtgtttatgtttggattggttcggtttgcgattttacttttggatttgttcgaatacgatcacccctaagtTGAACTACTCATCCCACCCCTCCTAACTCTTTTATTAATATGTAATTGAAGAGGTTAAGTTTCATCATACCAATATTAACATTATTGagtttagacaaaatataactaatGCTAAAGTCATATGAAACTTTCAACAGTACCTTATGAGTTCACTAATCCAAACAACCAACAACCAAgctatatataaattgaaatcaccactgaatcaactaacaatttgttaaagccaaaacatttttacttatgattaattaaaataaaaagtgtggCAGTTTACAATAGCAATaaagttcttttataaaatatgatatgatgttggacatagaaaataaaaagtgtggCAATTTACGATAGGAATAAagttctttttataaaatatgatatgatgttgGATATAGAAagaatttcagatttttttaatatagcaaatatattagttgCAGTGAGAATAAGAGAAgttcaagtgatttttttaatgaataattatCGATCTTTGGATCAAATAAAATGGACATTTTagcatgtaccaaaaaaaatatggacaTCTTAGATTTGGCATTAAAGTTTAATTTGACACCTAGTGTCAACGAATATTaactcatttattatttttttatgataaccaAATTGTTAGTAGTTagtattataatgttatgttaaattttacccCTGCCAGGATTTGAACTCTGAACCTCCAACTCCAAAACCTTTAGCccactagcttaaccagttgaagGGGTGCTCGcagtgcggtttggttcggttttgagcataaaagtcatcctaaccgcgagataaaaatgcatgcggttcagTTTGGTTCGATTGGATTTTAAGAAGtcatcaaaaccaaaccaaaccaaaccaatgcggttagtttggttcggtttgtgcggtttatcacgatataaaaaatatgacaatatttccaacttgttacaaaataaacatatgaaattttaatttattttattgtttacatgataaaatatgcatatacagaaattgatataaataataacttatttttaataccaaaagTATAGTTCTGGGTTGCgtgaaatgatatattttgaCAGCCTACTattttatggactcaatttgggttgattgctaATAGATGATAGAGTTAAGTTAAATATTGCGGTTTGATTTTCTGAAATAAAAACCGCAAACCAAATCAAACTGtgcggtttagaagaaaaatgatccgtGCGGTTAACACTAAATGCGGTTTTTTGCTGTTttggtttggattggttcggtttgcgattttacttttggatttgttcgaatacgatcacccctaagtTGAACTACTCATCCCACCCCTCCTAACTCCTTTATTAATATGTAATTGAAGAGGTTAATTAACTCCTTTATTATTGAGGTTAATTAACTTATAAGTTTCATCATACCAATATTAACATTATTGagtttagacaaaatataactaatGCTAAAGTCATATGAAACTTTCAACAGTACCTTATGAGTTCACTAATCCAAACAACCAACAACCAAgctatatataaattgaaatcaccactgaatcaactaacaatttgttaaagccaaaacatttttacttatgattaattaaaataaaaagtgtggCAGTTTACAATAGCAATaaagttcttttataaaatatgatatgatgttggacatagaaaataaaaagtgtggCAATTTACGATAGGAATAAagttctttttataaaatatgatatgatgttgGATATAGAAagaatttcagatttttttaatatagcaaatatattagttgCAGCGAGAATAAAAGAAGTTCAAGTGacttttttaatgaataattatCGATCTTTGGATCAAATAAAATGGACATTTTagcatgtaccaaaaaaaatatggacaTCTTAGATTTGGCATTAAAGTTTAATTTGACACCTAGTGTCAACGAATATTaactcatttattatttttttatgataaccaAATTGTTAGTAGTTagtattataatgttatgttaaattttacccCTGCCAGGATTTGAACTCTGAACCTCCAACTCCAAAACCTTTAGCCCACTAGCTTAACCAGCTGAAGGGGTgctcgcggtgcggtttggttcggttttgagcataaaagtcatcctaaccgcgagataaaaatgcatgcggttcagTTTGGTTCGATTGGGTTTTAAGAAGtcatcaaaaccaaaccaaaccaaaccaatgcggttagtttggttcggtttgtgcggtttatcacgatataaaaaatatgacaatatttgcaatttgttacaaaataaacatatgaaattttaatttattttattgtttacatgataaaatatgcatatacagaaattgatataaataataacttatttttaataccaatagTATAGTTCTGGGTTGCgtgaaatgatatattttgaCAGCCTACTattttatggactcaatttgggttgattgctaATAGATGATAGAGTTAAGTTAAATATTGCGGTTTGGTTTTCTGAAATAAAGACCGCAAACCAAATCAAACTGtgcggtttagaagaaaaatgaaccGTGCGGTTAACACTAAATGCGGTTTTTTGCTCTttggtttggattggttcggtttgcgattttacttttggatttgttcgaatacgatcacccctaagtTGAACTACTCATCCCACCCCTCCTAACTCCTTTATTAATATGTAATTGAAGAGGTTAAGTTTCATCATACCAATATTAACATTATTGagtttagacaaaatataactaatGCTAAAGTCATATGAAACTTTCAACAGTACCTTATGAGTTCGCTAATCCAAACAACATACAACCAAgctatatataaattgaaatcaccactgaatcagCTAACAATTTGTTAAAGCCAAAACATTTTTACTTatgattaattataataaaaagtgtGGCAATTTACAATAGCAATaaagttcttttataaaatatgatatgatgttggacatagaaaataaaaagtgtggCAATTTACGATAGGAATAAagttctttttataaaatatgatatgatattggACATAGAAagaatttcagatttttttaatatagcaaatatattagttgCAGCGAGAATATGAGAAgttcaagtgatttttttaatgaataattatCGATCTTTGGATCAAATAAAATGGACATTTTagcatgtaccaaaaaaaaatatggacatCTTAGATTTGGCATTAAAGTTTAATTTGACACCTAGTGTCAACGAATCTTaactcatttattatttttttatgataaccaAATTGTTAGTAGTTagtattataatgttatgttaaattttacccCTGCCATGATTTGAACTCTGAACCTCCAACTCCAAAACCTTTAGCccactagcttaaccagttgaagGGGTGCTttcggtgcggtttggttcggttttgagcataaaagccatcctaaccgcgagataaaaatgcatgcggttcggtttggttcgattggtttttaaaaagtcatcaaaaccaaaccaaaccaatgcggttaatttggttcggtttgtgcggtttatcacgatataaaaaatatgacaatatttccaacttgttacaaaataaacatatgaaattttaatttattttatagtttacatgataaaatatgcatatacagaaattgatatacataatagcttatttttaataccaatagTATAGTTCTGGGACGCgtgaaatgatatattttgaCAGCCTACTATTTAATGGACACAATTTGGGTTGAAATCACCACTGAATTAGTTAACAATTTGTTAAAGCCAAAACATTCTTACTTatgattaattataataaaaagtgtGGCAATTTACAATAGCAATaaagttcttttataaaatatgggAGTGGCGGCTAGGAGAAAAGGTAGATCGAAAACCTAGCTGATACCATATAGGAAAATATCTCGATACTTTTTATTGATCATCAACATGTGTTATATACAAGAGTTGCAATTTTCATAATAGGAAAACTAATTATGCCTAATCAATACAAATATTCCTTTACTAATATCTCATTAGTGTACAATATATGTTCCATATATAGATGTGTATGATGCCATGTTCTGTCATGCGATACCATATACCAAAAATTCAATATCAGTTTCGAGTTGGGTCGCGGATCTGTGCTCAGCTCTAACTGGAGATCAAGAGACTAGACAAAAACAGAGATTCTTGCTCCCACTGAACCAAGGAACATCTTTTTGTCTTATGCACAAGTTGTCAAAATACCAAAAATTTGTTCGATATCTTAAACGTTTGTCATGTGCTATTTTGTTTAGTACTCTCCTATAATGTTTTATCCAGTATCTACATTTTGTAGATCAGATGGACATTTAAAACTTacggtgaataagtggagtgttcgggGTTCTAACACCAACCCTCGTATATAAAATGTGGATAAATGTGATAATTTAAAATAGGACAAATAATAAGAACCGAACTCCGATATAAAAAAGTGGAAAAGTGAGGGTATTTCATCGTCATCACCATCACGGCATCACACTGTCTGTCTCAATCTCTAAAGTGTTTTTCTCACACTCACTTTCTCATTCTAATCACAATTCACAAGTTAAAACTTCTCgtttctttaatttcttcataATCATCATCAATTTGAATTTAACAGAAATGGGTTCTGAGAGTAacaacttggaatttcttaagGAGATCGGTTTAGGTTCAACTAACATCGGTTCTTTCATCAATGGTCAATGGAAAGCCAACGGTTCTTCTGTTACTTCTGTCAATCCTTCCACCAATCAGGTCACaatttttctaacttttttcctttttttttcttctttgaaaaGTTGTTTGCATGCATGGAAGAACTGTTGAATTAAAggaaaatttgatatttaaagTGAATTGAATCTGTTTTAAGTtacaattgtttttaaatttagtCCCGGACTTGTATGACACTCTCAAATAGGTCTTTGAGATTATGATTATCTCAAAAAAGTCTCTCACTTATTAAACTatcaaatactccctccggtcactgattcatataaaaattgatatatctgTATATAATATAggtcagatacatcaattttttaatgaacCTTAAAAGaggtttttgcttataatagtgacagTAAGGAGTAGGTCAAAAAAGTGTCAGATTCTATTAAACTATCAAATAGGTCCTATAATATTCTTTGAAGGACTCATGAATAAACTTTGTTAGAGTCGGAgacctttttgaaatatttataaagtcAGGGACCTATTTGAGAGCTGGAGACTGATTTGATGATTTACTCATTTAATGATTGAAATATTAGTGCATGTTTGAATTTGTGGTGAATTTAGTAAACTTATGGTGGTTTATAACTTTGATGAAGCTCAAAAGTGTAGCTTTTACTAATATTAGCTGTGATTTCGCCTTAATTAAAACAAGCGCTTATATGTTTTCACGGTTTCTGGAGATTTTAACTTTCATTTTTATCTATCTAATTATTGTTTACTTTGGGTTTAGACTATTGCAACGGTGACTGAAGCAACTGTGGCAGATTATGAAGAGGGATTGCAAGCTTGCAGTGAAGCAGCTAAGACATGGATGACTGtgagttttgttttgtttttctttctatttttatttatttttgtagtagaagttttttttggtgaattttgTATTTGTACTGGTTCTCTAGTTGAATGGTATAATTGTGCTATTGTGGATAATTGGAAACTAAGTGAAGATGAACTTGTCATGTTCTCACAGATTCCTGCACCAAAAAGAGGAGAGATTGTAAGACAGATTGGGGATGCGTTGAGGGCTAAATTGGATCCTCTCGGTAGGTTGGTGTCTCTTGAGATGGGAAAAATTCTTGCCGAAGGAGTTGGGGAAGTTCAGGTATAGAAAATCCCTTTGTTCTGTATTATTTTGCCACACAAGTAAAAAGTTTAGATTGCATATAAGGCTATCACACTTGTTAGTATCACTAAATCAAGATAGTCAGTAGTTAGCTTCTACTGTTTCTAATTTGAACCATGCAATGTCGTAAAGGGAACCAAAATATATGTTGATCGTATGCCTGAGCTGATTATCTGCTGATTTATATTGCAAATGTTCTTTAAAATGCGAAAGAGTTtgatttgtcaattttttttatgagttttcACGTGACCCATCCTGAGAAGCCACACAAGGTTATGGCAGGGCCATGGTGTTTTATGGGGATATGGCAGCTTGAAATGACGAGTTCATGGCTTTTGGAAATCGATAACACTGATTGCCGTCCAATTCTTAGCCCATAACATGTGTTTGTTTGGGCTGTTAGGGCCAACAGATGTGTCTTTAAAGCTTCATCTGTTGCAAGCTTTCTCTGCAGGGTTGGGTTCTTTCTATCAATTTTCATTGAGAAGGAAAAATGAAAAGCCGTCCAAGTTGGGCATTTAACAGGTTGCATATAAATCCATTGCAGTAAACAAGGTTAACTGGAAccaaactttttaaaattgtttaccTGTTAAAGAGATCTTTTGATCACCCATTTTTGGAAAACCATTTTGGGGGGCTTCCGCCTTACATAATTGGACATACTTGAGACGAAAAGTTCTTCTCATCCCTCAGATTTCTATGAACATTTACGAACCTTTTAATGTGATACTGCATTTTCATGTTGAATTAAGGCCATTTAAGCTATTTGAAGAAGAATTTTGTTATTAGAGGCATTTCCTATATTTGGTTCTCCAAGGTTGGTCACTTTACAAAGTTCCTTCATTTTGTTATTTGGGGCATTTCATAATCGTTTGGTGTATATACTTGCTTACGGCTCTATGCTGCAATTTTGTGCTTTTCTGATTATGCACAGAAATAAATTAATCGTATTATGTATACATGTTACAGGAAATTATTGATATGTGTGATTATGCTGTTGGGCTAAGCCGACAATTGAATGGATCAATTATCCCATCAGAACGTAAGTTTGTTTGTCTTAATTAGTTGTTCATCATTTCTTTATAATACTCATAGTTACAAAGTTATCTATAAAATCTTGATACTAATTTCTTTCAATGATGTTCTGGCTGAGTAATTTTTTCGTCAACTTTTATTTCCTTACAGGTCCAGATCATATGATGTTTGAGGTTCGATGTTAAGCCGTGATTATTCTGTAACTTCTTTACCATTTTGTCATGGAGGTTTAATTATGAACTGTCCTGTGTTCTCTTACACTACAGGTATGGAACCCACTAGGAATAGTTGGTGTAATCACCGCTTTCAACTTTCCATGTGCTGTTCTAGGTATGTTTTTTCTTGTCCTATCTCAACACAGTGATAAATTTCTGGTCATTCTAATATTAGGATTGTGTTCCAATCAAGAAAACGAACtactttttatgctttgaacaTATTCTGTTTGTTTAATCGTGATAGAACCTGTTTGTTTCCGTTGTGTCTCAGGGTGGAATGCTTGCATTGCACTAGTCTGTGGCAACTGTGTTGTTTGGTAAGTTGACATATCGCTGGGTATGTGTGCGTGCATAAATTCTGAGacaaattttcttcatcttcttttgcTGCACAATTTTCTTTGGATTTGAATGGCGTTTAAACTGTAAACTTTATGAAATTAATACTTCATTTCTATATGCCATGCTGTTTAATGTATGTAGTTTAGcaacataattttatttgattggtcAGTAAACACAGATAATGTGTGCTATGTATCTTAGTTGTCTTATCTGTGATCCCTGAAATCTGATCTATTTACATAATTCTTGCATACTTCATTCTTGCCTCTGAGGAATTCTTTCTCCCTCGATATTTCCTTCTATGTTGTAAAATAATATCTGTATGATATACATGGTTTGGAAAGGAGCTTTGTTAGAAGGGATTAAGATGAAACAACAAATTATCTTCATTGTTGCTGATCATGATGAACTAAATGACTTCTATGCAAATCTCTGAACTTTTTATGTGAAATATTGTCCGATTCTTACTCTAGTCTGtttcaaatttttaataaaaggagATCACATGAATTACAGGAAAGGAGCTCCAACTACTCCATTGATAACTATTGCTGTGACAAAGCTAATATCTGAAGTTCTTGAGAAGAACAAATTACCCGGGGCAATATTCACATCTTTCTGTGGCGGTGCTGATATTGGGGAGGCAATATCGAAAGACACACGCATTCCATTGGTTTCATTTACCGGAAGCTCAAAGGTGTGTCTTTGTCTACTTTATCACTAAACATAATGTTTTAAAAAGGTGGCATAATTAAACAAATTGAATTGGTTGTACAAATTTCCACTGTGTTAAAAATGTAGTTCTCACTTGAAAAGATTCTCAGTTAGTGCCTGCAGGAACGGTATTAGGTTTTATTACTAACTATTTATAaagatattttatatttaacacCCTATAGCATCATCCTCGTTAGTGCAAAATCATCCCGTTGGTGCAAATACCTCTATTTTTGTCAGACATTGTGTAATCCTGCATCTGTTGTTCATGCTCCCAATTAAAACACATTACATTGAGATACTGTGCCGAATGTTCACTTTAGTATGATTTGTAGATTACAATGTATACGTATGGAGCTGATAATGATGTGTTCCTATTATAGGTGGGCTCGATAGTCCAGAAAACAGTGACTGAAAGATTTGGCAAATGCTTACTCGAGCTAAGTGGTAACAATGCCATAATAGTCATGGATGACGCAGATATCAAACTAGCTGTACGCTCTATTTTCTTTGCAGCTGTGGGTACTGCTGGTCAACGGTGTACAACCTGCCGTAGACTGGTAATAAAAcgaattttgaaaaaatgaattCACAATTCTAATGCAGccatatatgattttttgtaaggtatattcaatatttaatttagcTGCTTCGCTCTGCAGTATCTGCATGAGAGTATTTACACAAATGTACTAGATCAACTTGCCGGACTTTACAAACAAGTCAAAATTGGGAATCCCTTGGAGAAAGGGATTCTAGTTGGGCCTCTGCATACTCGTTCTTCTGTGGAAAACTTCAAGAAGGGCATTGCGGCAATAAAATCTCAGGCATGTCTTGTCACTCTTTTCTAGTTAGGTTAAATATGATTAACTTGTAACTTCATATGTTATGTCCAATTTTGCTCGGTATTACAAGTAAAGTTTTCCTCAAATTTGATGGATACCTGTATTCCTTGTGACGAGATTGTTTACCTGATTATCAGGGAGGGAAGATCCTAACTGGGGGAACTGTATTAGAGTCGGAAGGAAACTTTGTCCAGCCAACAATTGTCGAGATTTCTTCAGATGCTGCCGTAGTTAAAGAAGAACTGTTTGCTCCAGTTCTCTATGTTATGAAATTTCAGGTAGTATATTATCTATATCTTTTCATTTATCAAATCTATTTCCTCATGAATTTAGTTTCTGATTGCGATTAACAATTTTTCTACTTAGAATCTTGAAGAAGCAATTGCCTTGAACAATTCCGTGCCTCAAGGATTGAGTAGTTCAATCTTTACACAAACACCTAATACTATATTCAAATGGATCGGGTAAGTAATtgcactttctttttttgtcactTCCTCTAGATATCTTCTAGTGCTACCTTAGGCAACTAAGTACTTAACCAAAACCACTTAAAAGATGTTTCTGGCGATTTTTAGTTGTATAAGTAATATACTTGGCATATTCATGGGTTTGATTGTTGTACAGGCCAAGAGGGAGTGATTGTGGTATAGTAAATGTGAACATACCAACTAATGGAGCTGAGATTGGAGGTGCATTTGGTGGAGAAAAAGCAACTGGTGGAGGTCGCGAAGCAGGAAGTGACTCGTGGAAGCAATACATGCGCCGTTCTACATGGCAAGTCTTAGTTTGAATTTAAGATGTCGCATCGTCACTTACTTAAAATTCTGTTGATCACaagtttattttctttttctgtgcAGTACCATCAATTATGGAAGTGAACTACCATTAGCTCAGGGAATTAACTTTGGTTAATCCTTGTACATGATGATGCTCAGATGCAATTTTCAACCATGGGAGGAAGGTTATTATCAAAGTAAATCTGGTTGACATGAGCTCAGATGGTTGTTTCAACAAGA from Trifolium pratense cultivar HEN17-A07 linkage group LG5, ARS_RC_1.1, whole genome shotgun sequence encodes:
- the LOC123884287 gene encoding aldehyde dehydrogenase family 7 member A1, producing MGSESNNLEFLKEIGLGSTNIGSFINGQWKANGSSVTSVNPSTNQTIATVTEATVADYEEGLQACSEAAKTWMTIPAPKRGEIVRQIGDALRAKLDPLGRLVSLEMGKILAEGVGEVQEIIDMCDYAVGLSRQLNGSIIPSERPDHMMFEVWNPLGIVGVITAFNFPCAVLGWNACIALVCGNCVVWKGAPTTPLITIAVTKLISEVLEKNKLPGAIFTSFCGGADIGEAISKDTRIPLVSFTGSSKVGSIVQKTVTERFGKCLLELSGNNAIIVMDDADIKLAVRSIFFAAVGTAGQRCTTCRRLYLHESIYTNVLDQLAGLYKQVKIGNPLEKGILVGPLHTRSSVENFKKGIAAIKSQGGKILTGGTVLESEGNFVQPTIVEISSDAAVVKEELFAPVLYVMKFQNLEEAIALNNSVPQGLSSSIFTQTPNTIFKWIGPRGSDCGIVNVNIPTNGAEIGGAFGGEKATGGGREAGSDSWKQYMRRSTCTINYGSELPLAQGINFG